A genome region from Eretmochelys imbricata isolate rEreImb1 chromosome 8, rEreImb1.hap1, whole genome shotgun sequence includes the following:
- the LOC144269360 gene encoding UDP-glucose 6-dehydrogenase-like, whose translation MIVQELQYERIHKAMLKPASVFDGRRILDSLHYWLQHLGFQVETIGKISQRILFTANDISELDLLAPPLRKRRFNHASPASLPGITWCDTDQPWG comes from the exons ATGATAGTGCAG GAGCTGCAGTATGAGAGAATCCACAAGGCGATGCTCAAACCAGCCTCTGTCTTTGATGGCAGGAGAATCCTGGACAGTTTGCATTATTGGCTGCAGCACTTAGGCTTTCAG GTGGAGACAATCGGGAAGATCAGCCAGAGAATCCTGTTCACGGCAAATGACATCtctgagctggacctgctggctccCCCCTTAAGAAAACGAAGGTTTAACCATGCTTCACCTGCCTCCCTGCCTGGGATCACCTGGTGTGACACAGACCAACCCTGGGGCTGA
- the LOC144269109 gene encoding WD repeat-containing protein 55-like isoform X1 gives MVAPREGTSQELEAAVQEEEDAGHMQADLEQEELEPRLRDTPEDISFEAAANTIAFHPSQDILAAGDVDGDVYVYSYSCLEGGNRELWSSGHHLKSCREVSFSHDGHKLFTVSKDKSIHILNVEEGRLVTRFSKAHSSALNSLLVIDDHLFATGDDGGMLKVWDLRKGTDIMEMRQHEEYISSMAIDENKKLLLTTSGDGTMGVFNIKRRRLELLSEPQSGDLTSIALMKRGKKVVCGSSEGTIYLFNWDGFGATSDRFAVKAESIDCMVPVTENVLCTGSIDGVIRAVNILPNRVIGSVGQHLGEPIEQLAKSHTGQLLASSGHDQKVKFWDISSLRSMVVDDYRKRKKSGQLKALSCKALGGREDFFADMREEAEAPKEEQEEESDSDDSN, from the exons ATGGTGGCGCCCAGAGAG GGAACGTCTCAGGAGCTGGAGGCAGCCgtgcaggaggaggaagatgcaGGGCATATGCAG GCAGATCTagagcaggaggagctggagcccaggctccgagACACCCCAGAGGACATCTCCTTTGAAGCTGCTGCCAACACCATTGCCTTCCACCCCAGCCAGGACATCCTTGCAGCTGGCGATGTGGACGGCGATGTCTATGT GTATTCGTACTCTTGCCTGGAGGGTGGGAACCGGGAGCTCTGGTCTTCAGGACATCACCTGAAATCCTGCCGGGAAGTGTCCTTTTCCCACGATGGACACA AGCTCTTCACTGTGTCCAAGGATAAATCCATCCACATCCTGAACGTGGAGGAGGGCCGGCTGGTGACACGCTTCTCCAAGGCTCACAG CTCAGCCCTGAACAGTCTGCTGGTGATAGATGACCACCTCTTTGCCACGGGGGATGATGGTGGGATGCTGAAGGTGTGGGACCTCCGCAAAGGCACAGACATCATGGAGATGCGGCAGCATGAGGAGTACATCAGCAGCATGGCCATAGACGAGAACAAGAAGCTCCTGCTCACCACCAG CGGTGATGGAACCATGGGTGTCTTCAACATCAAGAGACGGCGCTTGGAGCTGCTCTCAGAGCCTCAGAGTGGAGACCTGACGTCCATCGCGCTGATGAAG agggggaaaaaagtggtGTGTGGCTCTAGCGAGGGGACCATTTATCTCTTCAACTGGGACGGTTTTGGTGCCACGAGCGACCGCTTTGCAGTGAAGGCCGAGTCCATCGACTGCATGGTCCCTGTCACGGAGAATGTCCTGTGCACGGGTTCCATCGATGGAGTCATCAG GGCAGTGAATATCTTACCTAATCGGGTGATAGGCAGCGTTGGGCAGCACCTGGGGGAGCCCATTGAACAGCTGGCCAAGTCCCACACTGGTCAGCTGCTGGCTAGCAGTGGCCATGACCAGAAGGTGAAGTTCTGGGACATCTCATCACTCCGCTCCATGGTGGTGGATGATTACCggaagaggaagaagagtggGCAGCTGAAGGCCCTGAGCTGCAAAGCCTTGGGCGGCAGAGAGGACTTCTTTGCCGACATGAGAGAGGAGGCAGAGGCCCcaaaggaggagcaggaggaggagagcgaCAGCGATGACAGTAACTGA
- the LOC144269109 gene encoding WD repeat-containing protein 55-like isoform X2 yields the protein MQGICRYSYSCLEGGNRELWSSGHHLKSCREVSFSHDGHKLFTVSKDKSIHILNVEEGRLVTRFSKAHSSALNSLLVIDDHLFATGDDGGMLKVWDLRKGTDIMEMRQHEEYISSMAIDENKKLLLTTSGDGTMGVFNIKRRRLELLSEPQSGDLTSIALMKRGKKVVCGSSEGTIYLFNWDGFGATSDRFAVKAESIDCMVPVTENVLCTGSIDGVIRAVNILPNRVIGSVGQHLGEPIEQLAKSHTGQLLASSGHDQKVKFWDISSLRSMVVDDYRKRKKSGQLKALSCKALGGREDFFADMREEAEAPKEEQEEESDSDDSN from the exons atgcaGGGCATATGCAG GTATTCGTACTCTTGCCTGGAGGGTGGGAACCGGGAGCTCTGGTCTTCAGGACATCACCTGAAATCCTGCCGGGAAGTGTCCTTTTCCCACGATGGACACA AGCTCTTCACTGTGTCCAAGGATAAATCCATCCACATCCTGAACGTGGAGGAGGGCCGGCTGGTGACACGCTTCTCCAAGGCTCACAG CTCAGCCCTGAACAGTCTGCTGGTGATAGATGACCACCTCTTTGCCACGGGGGATGATGGTGGGATGCTGAAGGTGTGGGACCTCCGCAAAGGCACAGACATCATGGAGATGCGGCAGCATGAGGAGTACATCAGCAGCATGGCCATAGACGAGAACAAGAAGCTCCTGCTCACCACCAG CGGTGATGGAACCATGGGTGTCTTCAACATCAAGAGACGGCGCTTGGAGCTGCTCTCAGAGCCTCAGAGTGGAGACCTGACGTCCATCGCGCTGATGAAG agggggaaaaaagtggtGTGTGGCTCTAGCGAGGGGACCATTTATCTCTTCAACTGGGACGGTTTTGGTGCCACGAGCGACCGCTTTGCAGTGAAGGCCGAGTCCATCGACTGCATGGTCCCTGTCACGGAGAATGTCCTGTGCACGGGTTCCATCGATGGAGTCATCAG GGCAGTGAATATCTTACCTAATCGGGTGATAGGCAGCGTTGGGCAGCACCTGGGGGAGCCCATTGAACAGCTGGCCAAGTCCCACACTGGTCAGCTGCTGGCTAGCAGTGGCCATGACCAGAAGGTGAAGTTCTGGGACATCTCATCACTCCGCTCCATGGTGGTGGATGATTACCggaagaggaagaagagtggGCAGCTGAAGGCCCTGAGCTGCAAAGCCTTGGGCGGCAGAGAGGACTTCTTTGCCGACATGAGAGAGGAGGCAGAGGCCCcaaaggaggagcaggaggaggagagcgaCAGCGATGACAGTAACTGA